TCGTCTTGCAATCTGGGGAATCATCATTGCAGGATAATTATGAATTCCATGATTACTATATTTAGTATCAGAACCTTTAAAGTCCCATGTACTGTCTTCTTCTTTTTTATTAATGTTGATCGTCGATGATTTGAATTGCATTTTTTCCCAACTTTGTTAATTTATATAATCTACCTTTTTTCGCATCTTCATTTAGGCATTCAACTAATTCATGTGACTTTAAATCATTGAGAACAGCACTAACATGATTTAATCTAATACCAACGTCTCTAGATATTTCGGAGGGTAATTTAATTTTATTAGATATTGAAATCATAATTTTATATCTATATTTTGAAGCCTTAATGTGTGAAACGGCTTTTATAAGCTTTTCTTCCATAACAAAAGTATAATACATAAATATTTAGTTTTTAGTACATTTTAAGTACAAAATTAGTATATGTTTAATTTTATAAATATTTAACAGTACTTTAAATTAGGAACTTCATCGTAAAATGTTTTCTTTGGAGTGACTAATAGGATATAATAGTTTTAATTATCTACTTCATAAACAAATAAAAACTGGAAAAGATGATTCTATGAAATCCACTTTAGAAAAATTCAAGAAAATTTACACAGGATGGGAAATAAGATTTAAAGTTGAATTAACTGACAAAGAATTTGAAAAATGTAACATGGAACCTGTAGAAGGTGTTGGAGACTATTCAATTGAGCTTCAGGGTAAAAATATTATTTTCGAGTGTATCTTTGATAAAGGCGAACTAAAAAAAGATGAAACTATCGAAGAAAGGTTGACCTTAATAAAAAAAGATATAGAAAACTTAGCTCAATCTTGTTTAAATTAAATTTATCTGCTAATTGCTCCACAGATAAATGAACCGACAGGGAGATAAAGAGATCTGTGATCTGTACGGTTTGACACCTGAAGAAAGGGAATTGTTGAGGGAGCTTGAGCCAATAAATAGAAAAAGAAAGATTATGCATTAAGCATATTGAATTTAACTTTTTTAATAAAAACATGTTTTAAGGATTATTTGGATTATTGCATAAATAATGGTTAAGATAGATCCTATTATGGCTAATATATTCTCAATTGGCATATTGACCTCACTTAGATTATACTGATTAAGTAAGTTT
This DNA window, taken from Methanobacterium congolense, encodes the following:
- a CDS encoding MarR family transcriptional regulator produces the protein MEEKLIKAVSHIKASKYRYKIMISISNKIKLPSEISRDVGIRLNHVSAVLNDLKSHELVECLNEDAKKGRLYKLTKLGKNAIQIIDDQH